In Acinetobacter sp. WCHAc010034, a genomic segment contains:
- a CDS encoding phosphoglycolate phosphatase, with protein sequence MFDLNLAGRALILFDLDGTLVDSAADLHRAMNMSLNALQLPPVTEPQVRVWIGKGTAVFCHSVLEHLTGSVDAAQHRQLLDTFLEIYNADPCVETQLYAGIQAFLDWGLAQGKTMICVTNKPEQPARRIIEALGVGHYFADVIGGDRFEQRKPHPRQLLHCAEYYQAEKAQVLMVGDSSNDVEAARRAGIDCIAVSYGYNHGENIRDCQPQLVVDDLRELLAQ encoded by the coding sequence ATGTTTGATTTGAATTTAGCCGGACGGGCGCTGATTTTATTTGACCTGGACGGTACGCTGGTGGATTCAGCTGCGGATTTGCACCGCGCGATGAATATGAGCCTGAACGCGCTGCAGCTGCCGCCGGTTACTGAGCCGCAGGTGCGGGTCTGGATCGGCAAGGGCACAGCGGTTTTCTGCCACAGCGTTCTGGAACATCTCACCGGCAGCGTTGACGCAGCCCAGCACCGGCAGCTGCTGGACACATTCTTGGAAATCTACAATGCCGACCCCTGCGTGGAAACCCAGCTGTATGCCGGCATTCAGGCGTTTCTGGACTGGGGCCTGGCGCAGGGCAAGACCATGATCTGCGTGACCAACAAGCCGGAACAGCCGGCGCGCCGGATTATAGAGGCGCTGGGTGTGGGGCATTACTTTGCCGACGTGATTGGCGGCGACCGTTTTGAGCAGCGCAAGCCGCATCCGCGCCAGCTGCTGCACTGCGCGGAATACTATCAGGCGGAAAAAGCGCAGGTGCTGATGGTCGGCGACTCATCCAATGATGTGGAGGCTGCCCGCCGCGCCGGTATTGATTGTATTGCGGTCAGCTATGGCTATAATCATGGTGAAAATATCCGGGATTGCCAGCCGCAGCTTGTGGTGGATGATCTTCGGGAATTGCTTGCCCAATGA
- the trpE gene encoding anthranilate synthase component I, protein MTTQIQFDSLKAQGYNLIPVYRQRLADTETPLSVFARLKAHKQAYLFESVEGGENWARYSIIGLGESTVFSCNAGELTIKHADGAIEKQSCADPFQFIRDFQSQYKVPTQADLPALPSFTGGLVGYFGYDAVRYIEPRLNNAPEADPIGLPDIWMMLSKTVIVFDNLKDTLFLIVHADANDADACSKAQAQLDELENMLAVPVSLQARKHAAPHFESLTGHDKFIESIAKVKEYIRAGDVMQVVPGHRMVSDFDGDPLQVYRALRHLNPSPYLFLVQGETLDNGKPFHIVGSSPEILSRLENGIATVRPLAGTRPRGKTKEEDLALEQDLLSDEKEIAEHLMLIDLGRNDVGRVSKIGKVQVTDQMVIERYSHVMHIVSNVQAEVRDGVDALDVFKATFPAGTLSGAPKIRAMEIIDEVEPVKRGIFGGAVGYLGWHGEMDMSIAIRTCVIRENKVYVQAGAGVVYDSNPESEWNETQIKARAVIKAVELSSNGLIL, encoded by the coding sequence ATGACCACGCAAATTCAATTCGACAGCTTGAAAGCCCAAGGCTATAACCTGATTCCTGTTTACCGCCAGCGCCTGGCGGATACTGAAACCCCGCTTTCAGTTTTTGCCCGCTTAAAAGCGCACAAGCAGGCGTATTTATTTGAGTCGGTGGAGGGCGGTGAAAACTGGGCGCGCTACTCCATCATTGGCTTGGGCGAGTCTACGGTCTTCTCCTGCAACGCCGGCGAGCTGACCATCAAGCATGCCGATGGCGCTATAGAAAAGCAAAGTTGCGCAGATCCATTCCAATTCATCCGCGATTTTCAGTCGCAATATAAAGTGCCGACCCAAGCTGATTTGCCGGCTTTGCCGAGCTTTACCGGCGGCCTGGTTGGCTATTTCGGCTATGACGCCGTGCGCTACATTGAACCGCGCCTGAATAATGCGCCGGAAGCCGATCCGATCGGCCTGCCGGATATCTGGATGATGCTGTCGAAAACCGTCATCGTGTTTGACAACCTGAAAGATACCCTGTTCCTGATTGTGCATGCCGATGCCAATGATGCGGACGCCTGCAGCAAGGCGCAGGCGCAGCTGGATGAGCTGGAAAATATGCTGGCTGTTCCGGTGAGCCTGCAGGCGCGCAAGCATGCGGCGCCGCATTTTGAATCATTGACCGGCCATGACAAATTCATCGAGTCAATCGCCAAGGTTAAAGAATACATCCGCGCGGGCGATGTGATGCAGGTGGTGCCGGGCCACCGCATGGTGTCCGATTTTGACGGCGATCCGCTGCAGGTCTACCGCGCGCTGCGCCACCTCAATCCTTCACCCTACCTGTTTCTGGTGCAGGGTGAAACTTTGGACAACGGCAAGCCGTTCCATATTGTCGGCTCTTCGCCGGAAATCCTGTCGCGCCTGGAAAACGGCATTGCCACCGTGCGCCCGCTGGCCGGCACGCGCCCGCGCGGCAAAACCAAGGAAGAAGACCTGGCGCTGGAGCAGGACCTGCTGTCCGATGAAAAGGAAATCGCTGAGCATTTAATGCTGATAGATCTCGGGCGCAATGATGTCGGCCGCGTGTCGAAAATCGGCAAAGTGCAGGTGACCGATCAAATGGTGATCGAGCGCTATTCGCATGTCATGCATATTGTCTCCAATGTGCAGGCGGAAGTGCGCGATGGAGTCGATGCGCTGGATGTTTTTAAGGCGACATTCCCGGCAGGCACGCTTTCCGGCGCGCCGAAAATCCGCGCCATGGAAATTATTGACGAAGTTGAGCCGGTAAAGCGCGGAATTTTCGGCGGCGCGGTCGGCTATTTAGGCTGGCACGGCGAAATGGACATGTCGATTGCCATCCGCACCTGCGTGATCCGGGAAAACAAGGTCTATGTGCAGGCCGGGGCAGGGGTGGTTTATGACTCAAATCCTGAATCTGAATGGAATGAAACCCAAATAAAAGCCCGCGCAGTGATCAAAGCGGTTGAATTATCATCAAATGGATTGATTTTATGA